One region of Theileria equi strain WA chromosome 4 map unlocalized gcontig_1105316255039, whole genome shotgun sequence genomic DNA includes:
- a CDS encoding conserved hypothetical protein (encoded by transcript BEWA_052140A), with protein MNTSSVLDENVSQWCNGHYELIYSCLLQLDKLRKFKKSENQSKDDKTGFIHRFWNKFRSIEEKVSETKHLGQDKDVESDVSDGLESFYDSDVDINSIPLEALKAAVKDSISKSLFHKPRLIPKRRLSLNSTDLTNYVKSRFEDLLDNVDNIDHFSQLANVDQYLCCELLYEGICYYGVEEAQKMAEFAIVENMLFRQSRFQLRSIIKLFSFVNISPDSEYIPDTVFPEALEILKSIISGGLIRNICMLILGTIKEASRYRSLLVDSEDKTFDLLHDNAIDLMNTTLEILHLYFWKFQATEDDISCVMSLVPHLLDLYEVFNLSEFSSTLSTLFKGYEDEHLSSLYPPSLGVASLWPSVKEFDDSSNSLNLSKKFSLMLIEIFNPGIYRFDSAMKISTLVNTNFVEKLKKPPFRKYNDIDLILDFVINGVFLKDLNKIIAHVDAGIFGKMRDFVDTIDDPFKRSCSNTIKMVLEHLFFHNGSLGEHWFSVLDYEIKCKHTCVDLSRCPRKDSLDESIYREPGKSLIEIMELISKLGIRTCEDIAFSVWRSCAESYKSVVPKPQCLVYKCRNSDFEGVKVDDKMFERLTTPENGFCWWERNNTLLELVATASDTMDTFVETYPKLLTCILEFGLLVASNSHSHYTRKSVGNFLSSGASRDLQFPFLLERVVLQIKSLANGCFDRLPDLIYERIIARDDQIETAEAAIQIASSIPSKFPRKLPLDGSCLTKLYTFPLIHSPNEVKVALCSLGLGGNFPFGLFDTASAAFKLVSVCNPIPQQLTNTDMGLDTHLSLNVCLETGDRGVDLKFLDMLFSILSRKFIKGSEKMISSALEGLCSVHICNSKNTVSALEKISELLYDDKSALGRLKNGLGVPELVSLMRSLTNLLLFLPKNDRFKITNFDWLYKLVKISLSVLDLYCLHNAEVDWSLVYAVMEFLLLVSKGPIASRNSSKATEHLLEQFLIPGSTLAIAVVRAAKDAKILPAISLICVIFKRDILLIVAHRTALFLSNNKGGTCPSCNKLSQCSELKRKQETQETNTLDWLPLKIKKLSDILSFYPRNRPIDEETCECINIDMHPISLQMAHDAIMEALASLRDKNDALTFNRRCDFIGSLEYRIGYETRIRSLFILIQMVERIGIDSLFLSDNVVSELQRVFNVVRSCKEYPEFINDTDMESEDLILYNKLSVVNNSMNYNMEIENIFFSFGHLTDLNRHGYDDLFYHLLYRCSIKDFCHRLGQNIAESIIGSDSNIISLIKLCRDGDVWYFDDWKRIDAFYSLISFVKKVPRVRKLVLKHWPNITSDVHKIGLSALDYNAFIVQALRLSNTIHLLSVIYENSDFNISFNDDMLLYVKLCLSIIKITCDTQTRIYASLLNNLGEKLTKKDDSDLKLFLNCWQSCGFSKHIYEIFPMRICTKILNKTSAESFGIDKEYVDTSALYNIFTCSSASLLASLVNFISQCYKFKIKDIENLSRNWLELASVEFNPDERSELKLTLQITLIKKLANVWIKTNVGQKHDDALFSVSIVLKLVTFVLTRRTSTHLRSKVYSCVNLLLSNKSTRIKIAELLVAHLLSQMFNFSNTSSNNRLLQLLFSDASFSHLASEKNQDDSHEKSPDLYCMGIKTNNYIYKDFSSIILGEDYSAFSTKVLAGKSQGEILELGYILSNENFHISIDGSSVDCRLEALKLLSSILLAIRRFEASSIEYDTGTLNYGSLGALSLKQISLVIQNRLVRKEYCKKCQLHPPYCPLCLDLVTGSVSVLESASKLHQFSSFWFHTNPILSVSLSDSLLLCDTLVRYTDFSEKLPVNLVLQFMVILEHFLNSPSIKTKNKIVSWLNRHSELLSSFITKTIETGLTTEVVTFISSFLRVYRISLLWLLSEYRSVEIKETYKDNFSLVLAELNCKFPLAISVPKLIPDLLGALTSNIDGASEQSWLCILLSLQTFFPELGAFEINFDVSTQIPIKILALERCGVIFTVLNTCGNSLVNFIRYLGSADQSLVRHEIHRLALRVMTIDCLLVLLEYIFSLVVDKNCVNSKDIANIASGLVERKTEHLSGLVPKLYSTNVENITHVLDQLAQVCKNNGASLTDKLHGGKHSIVGASLEFLHPHELEHVPSLGSTHEATYSYRSLLVTLFSSVCNLAVILEKHYGCKFISHAINNEIHLENNGL; from the coding sequence ATGAATACAAGTTCAGTCTTGGATGAAAACGTATCGCAATGGTGTAATGGACACTATGAGTTGATTTATTCCTGTTTGCTTCAATTGGATAAGTTAAGGAAGTTCAAAAAATCGGAGAATCAGAgtaaagatgataaaactGGGTTTATCCATAGGTTTTGGAATAAGTTCAGATCTATCGAGGAAAAGGTCTCAGAGACGAAACATCTAGGACAAGATAAGGATGTAGAATCCGATGTTTCTGATGGTTTGGAATCATTCTATGACAGCGATGTAGATATCAACTCTATCCCATTGGAAGCGCTGAAAGCAGCTGTAAAGGATTCAATTTCTAAATCTCTATTTCATAAACCCAGATTAATACCGAAACGACGTTTGTCTCTAAATAGTACGGACTTGACCAATTATGTAAAATCCAGGTTTGAGGACTTACTTGACAATGTGGACAATATTGATCACTTTAGCCAGTTGGCTAATGTTGATCAGTATTTGTGTTGTGAACTATTATATGAGGGTATTTGTTACTATGGTGTGGAGGAGGCGCAAAAGATGGCTGAGTTTGCCATTGTTGAAAATATGTTATTTAGACAGTCAAGATTTCAACTAAGGTCTATTATCAAGCTCTTTTCATTCGTCAATATTTCCCCTGATAGTGAGTACATACCAGATACAGTTTTCCCAGAGGCTTTAGAGATCTTAAAGAGTATTATATCCGGAGGACTTATTAGAAACATCTGCATGCTAATTCTTGGTACAATAAAGGAGGCCTCAAGATATAGGTCACTTTTGGTAGATTCAGAGGATAAGACATTTGATTTGTTGCATGATAATGCAATAGATCTTATGAATACTACGTTGGAAATTTTACActtgtatttttggaaatttcaAGCGACTGAAGATGACATTAGTTGTGTAATGTCACTCGTGCCACACTTATTAGATCTCTATGAGGTCTTTAATTTGTCAGAATTTTCGAGCACTCTTTCAACATTATTCAAGGGATATGAAGACGAACACCTATCATCATTGTATCCTCCATCACTAGGAGTTGCATCATTGTGGCCAAGTGTCAAGGAGTTTGACGATTCTTCAAATTCACTCAACCTATCCAAGAAGTTCTCACTTATGTTAATAGAGATTTTTAATCCGGGAATTTATAGGTTTGATAGTGCCATGAAGATTTCCACACTAGTTAATACGAATTTTGTAGAGAAGCTCAAAAAACCCCCGTTTAGAAAGTACAATGACATTGACctaattttggattttgTGATAAACGgagtatttttaaaggattTAAACAAGATTATAGCACATGTGGATGCAGGtatttttggaaagatGCGTGACTTTGTTGACACAATCGATGACCCATTCAAGAGGAGTTGTTCAAACACTATAAAGATGGTACTTGAACATTTATTTTTTCATAATGGATCACTGGGGGAGCACTGGTTTTCTGTACTTGATTatgaaataaaatgtaaacACACTTGTGTGGATCTTTCTAGATGTCCAAGAAAGGATTCTTTAGATGAATCCATTTATAGAGAGCCAGGGAAATCTTTGATAGAAATCATGGAGCTAATTTCGAAATTGGGCATACGCACGTGCGAGGATATAGCGTTTTCTGTCTGGAGAAGTTGTGCTGAGTCTTACAAATCGGTAGTCCCAAAGCCTCAGTGTTTGGTTTACAAGTGTAGAAATTCTGACTTTGAGGGGGTAAAGGttgatgataaaatgtTTGAGAGATTGACTACCCCAGAGAATGGCTTTTGCTGGTGGGAGCGCAACAACACACTTCTAGAGTTGGTAGCTACCGCTTCTGATACCATGGATACTTTTGTTGAGACATACCCAAAGTTGTTAACTTGTATACTAGAATTTGGTTTGTTAGTAGCCTCTAACTCTCACAGTCATTATACTAGGAAATCTGTTGGAAATTTTTTGAGTTCTGGTGCCTCTAGGGATTTACAGTTCCCATTTTTACTGGAAAGGGTAGTGTTACAAATCAAGAGTTTGGCAAATGGATGCTTTGATAGATTACCAGATCTTATTTACGAAAGAATCATTGCCAGAGATGACCAAATTGAAACTGCTGAAGCAGCCATACAAATTGCATCTTCAATTCCCTCGAAATTTCCACGGAAGTTACCTCTGGATGGATCATGTCTGACTAAGCTATATACATTTCCTTTGATTCACAGCCCAAATGAGGTTAAGGTAGCCTTATGTTCGTTGGGGTTGGGGGGAAATTTTCCGTTTGGTCTATTTGATACAGCTTCTGCAGCATTCAAGTTGGTTTCTGTTTGCAATCCGATACCACAGCAACTTACCAACACAGATATGGGCTTAGATACACACTTATCTCTGAATGTATGCTTAGAAACTGGAGATAGGGGGGTAGATTTGAAGTTTTTGGACATGTTATTCAGCATTTTATCCAGAAAATTCATAAAGGGATCTGAAAAGATGATTTCTTCGGCACTTGAAGGCCTATGTTctgtacacatttgcaATTCTAAGAATACTGTTTCTGCACTTGAGAAAATTTCAGAGTTACTTTATGATGATAAATCCGCACTTGGCCGTTTAAAGAATGGTCTTGGAGTTCCCGAATTAGTTTCACTTATGAGGAGTTTAACAAATCTTTTGCTTTTTTTGCCCAAAAATGATAGATTTAAGATCACTAATTTTGACTGGCTCTATAAATTAGTCAAAATTTCCCTTAGTGTCCTAGACTTATACTGTTTACATAATGCAGAGGTAGATTGGTCACTAGTATACGCTGTAAtggaatttttgttattaGTATCAAAAGGACCTATAGCATCTCGAAATTCTAGTAAAGCCACGGAACATCTTTTGGAGCAATTTTTAATTCCTGGTAGTACATTGGCTATTGCAGTGGTAAGAGCCGCAAAAGATGCAAAAATTTTGCCTGCCATATCATTGATTTGTGTCATTTTCAAAAGAGATATATTACTCATCGTTGCACACCGCACTGCATTATTTTTGTCCAACAATAAGGGAGGTACATGTCCAAGTTGCAATAAACTCTCACAGTGTTCGGAGTTGAAGCGCAAACAGGAAACTCAGGAAACAAACACTTTGGATTGGTTACCACTTAAAATTAAGAAGCTAAGCGACATACTATCTTTCTACCCCAGAAATAGACCgattgatgaagaaacttgtgaatgtataaatattGATATGCATCCAATATCATTGCAAATGGCACATGATGCTATTATGGAGGCATTGGCATCTCTCCGTGACAAAAATGATGCTTTAACGTTTAATAGAAGGTGTGATTTTATAGGATCATTAGAATATAGGATAGGATATGAGACAAGAATAAGGTCCTTATTTATACTTATACAAATGGTAGAAAGAATAGGAATAGACTCTCTATTTTTGTCTGATAATGTAGTTTCAGAATTGCAACGTGTATTTAATGTAGTACGATCGTGTAAGGAATATCCggaatttataaatgatacTGATATGGAATCTGAGGATTTAATCCTTTACAACAAACTTTCAGTTGTGAATAATAGCATGAATTACAATATGGAAATAGAAAATATCTTTTTTTCATTTGGTCACTTGACTGATTTAAATAGACATGGTTATGATGACctattttaccatcttttaTATCGTTGTTCCATAAAGGATTTCTGTCATAGATTAGGACAAAATATTGCTGAAAGTATAATTGGCAGTGACTCAAATATAATTAGTTTAATAAAGTTATGTAGAGATGGGGATGTGTGGTATTTTGATGATTGGAAAAGGATAGATGCATTTTATTCACTAATATCGTTTGTTAAGAAGGTACCAAGAGTCAGAAAACTAGTTTTAAAACATTGGCCCAATATAACTTCCGATGTTCACAAAATTGGATTATCTGCACTGGATTACAATGCGTTTATAGTCCAAGCACTGAGACTATCAAATACCATCCATCTTCTATCGGttatttatgaaaatagTGATTTTAACATCAGCTTTAACGATGATATGCTCCTTTATGTAAAATTGTGTTTGAGTATTATAAAGATAACTTGTGATACTCAAACTAGGATTTATGCGTCATTATTGAATAACTTAGGAGAAAAGCTCACTAAAAAGGATGACAGTGATCTGAAACTGTTTTTGAACTGTTGGCAAAGCTGTGGATTTTCTAAACACATTTATGAGATTTTTCCAATGCGTATCTGCActaaaattttgaataaGACCTCTGCAGAGTCATTTGGTATTGATAAAGAGTATGTAGACACTTCCGCATTATATAATATATTCACTTGTTCTTCTGCCTCACTTTTGGCATCATTGGTAAATTTCATATCGCaatgttataaattcaAGATAAAAGATATAGAAAATTTGTCCAGAAATTGGCTCGAATTGGCTTCAGTAGAATTCAACCCAGATGAGCGTTCTGAACTGAAGTTAACCTTGCAGATTACGCTGATAAAAAAACTGGCCAATGTTTGGATTAAAACTAACGTTGGACAAAAGCATGATGACGCGCTTTTTTCAGTTTCTATAGTCTTGAAACTTGTTACGTTTGTTCTGACAAGAAGGACATCTACACATCTTAGGTCGAAGGTATACTCTTGTGTGAATTTATTGCTTTCCAACAAGTCTACTAGGATTAAAATAGCTGAATTACTGGTGGcacatcttctttctcaGATGTTTAATTTCAGTAATACATCATCAAATAATAGACTTTTACAATTGTTATTTTCTGATGCCTCGTTTTCACATCTAGCATCTGAGAAAAACCAAGATGACTCACATGAAAAATCTCCGGATCTTTATTGCATGGGTATTAAAACTAACAACTATATTTACAAGGATTTTAGTTCGATAATACTTGGGGAAGATTATTCTGCCTTTAGCACCAAAGTGTTAGCAGGGAAATCGCAGGGAGAAATCCTAGAGCTTGGTTATATCTTAAGTAATGAGAATTTTCACATATCGATAGATGGTTCGAGTGTGGACTGTAGACTTGAGGCTTTGAAGTTGCTATCATCAATATTGTTGGCCATTCGTAGGTTTGAAGCATCATCTATAGAATATGATACTGGAACACTTAATTATGGATCGTTAGGTGCATTATCATTAAAGCAGATATCACTTGTTATACAGAACAGATTGGTTCGGAAAGAATATTGTAAGAAGTGTCAATTACATCCTCCTTACTGTCCTTTATGTTTGGATCTTGTCACCGGGTCGGTGAGTGTTTTAGAATCGGCTTCAAAACTCCATCaattttcctccttttgGTTCCACACGAATCCAATTCTCTCTGTATCTCTGTCAGACTCTCTTCTATTGTGCGATACACTTGTACGATACACTGATTTTTCTGAAAAACTTCCAGTAAATCTGGTTCTCCAATTTATGGTGATTTTGGAGCATTTTTTGAACTCACCATCAATAAAGACgaaaaacaaaattgtCTCTTGGCTGAATAGACACAGTGAACTTTTGTCCTCTTTTATTACTAAAACGATTGAAACTGGTTTAACGACAGAAGTTGTAACCTTTATATCTTCATTCCTTAGGGTCTACAGGATTTCATTGTTGTGGCTTCTGTCAGAATATAGAAGTGTAGAGATCAAAGAGACATACAAGGACAACTTCAGTTTGGTGTTGGCAGAACTAAATTGCAAGTTCCCATTAGCTATAAGTGTACCAAAGCTTATTCCAGATTTACTTGGAGCATTAACTTCAAATATAGATGGTGCATCGGAACAATCTTGGTTATGTATATTATTATCCTTGCAAACTTTTTTTCCGGAGCTTGGAGCTTTCGAAATTAATTTTGATGTTTCAACTCAGATTCCAATAAAGATTCTTGCACTGGAGCGTTGTGGAGTTATATTTACCGTGTTAAACACCTGTGGAAACTCTTTGGTAAATTTTATAAGATATCTGGGTTCAGCGGATCAGAGCTTAGTTAGACACGAAATACACAGGCTTGCACTTCGTGTAATGACTATTGATTGTTTGCTCGTTCTTCTAGAGTACATTTTTTCTTTGGTAGTTGATAAAAATTGTGTAAATTCTAAGGACATTGCAAATATTGCATCTGGGCTTGTTGAAAGAAAAACGGAACACTTAAGTGGTTTGGTACCAAAACTATATAGTACAAACGTAGAAAATATTACACACGTTCTCGATCAACTGGCACAGGTTTGCAAAAACAATGGAGCCTCTTTGACGGATAAGTTGCATGGAGGAAAACACTCAATTGTTGGTGCctctctggaatttttgCATCCGCATGAATTAGAACATGTCCCATCATTAGGAAGCACACACGAGGCTACATATTCTTATAGATCGCTTCTCGTCACGCTATTTTCTAGCGTATGCAATCTGGCTGTGATTCTAGAAAAACACTATGGTTGCAAGTTTATATCACACGCTATAAACAACGAGATTCACCTTGAAAATAATGGCTTATAG